One Danio rerio strain Tuebingen ecotype United States chromosome 22, GRCz12tu, whole genome shotgun sequence genomic window carries:
- the si:dkey-21e2.13 gene encoding granzyme-like protein 1 has product MSPPNFSVFIQCLYSESSLIFFIMTIITISLLLLVSLVPHLTFTARVGIVDGTEAEPHSRPYMVSLQKKSRHICGGFLIHQQFVLTAAHCWKGDPLTVVVGAHDLRMTDSSNSFKVTSYVQHPNFDSNTFENDIMLLKLNKKVTLSNNVGLISLPKYGEDVKADTACSVAGWGRLSKKGPKPDRLREAETVIVNDAECERRWGQTYVASEMICVYGPGGTCKGDSGGPLVCGDTAVGITSFSDPYLCNSRVYPSIFTRISAYLSWIYHLTENV; this is encoded by the exons ATGTCTCCACCCAACTTCAGTGTATTTATACAGTGTTTGTATAGTGAGAGCTCACTGATCTTCTTCATCATGACCATCATCACCATCTCTCTGCTCCTGCTGGTTTCTCTGGTGCCACACCTGACCTTCACTG CTCGTGTGGGCATAGTGGACGGCACAGAAGCAGAACCTCACTCTAGACCTTACATGGTTTCTCTTCAGAAAAAAAGCCGGCATATCTGTGGAGGATTCCTCATTCATCAACAGTTCGTCTTGACTGCTGCACATTGCTGGAA AGGTGATCCCCTCACGGTTGTGGTTGGTGCCCATGATTTGAGGATGACTGATAGTTCCAACTCCTTTAAAGTGACATCCTACGTCCAACATCCAAACTTTGATTCGAATACTTTTGAGAATGACATTATGCTTTTAAAG TTGAACAAAAAAGTCACACTGAGCAACAACGTTGGACTGATATCATTACCAAAATATGGAGAAGATGTTAAAGCAGATACTGCCTGTAGTGTTGCTGGTTGGGGAAGACTGTCGAAAAAAGGCCCAAAACCTGATCGTCTAAGAGAGGCAGAGACAGTCATAGTGAACGATGCAGAGTGTGAACGCAGATGGGGACAAACTTATGTAGCTTCAGAGATGATCTGTGTTTATGGTCCTGGTGGAACCTGCAAA GGGGATTCAGGAGGTCCTTTGGTTTGTGGAGACACTGCTGTTGGTATCACATCCTTTAGTGACCCATATCTCTGTAATTCACGTGTCTATCCTTCTATTTTTACTAGGATTTCAGCATATCTTTCATGGATATACCATCTAACTGAAAATGTTTAA